The following nucleotide sequence is from Takifugu flavidus isolate HTHZ2018 chromosome 4, ASM371156v2, whole genome shotgun sequence.
TAATAGCCTGAGCTCACAAATAAAACCTTTACAGCCATCATAGGATCCTCCCATTCCTACAGCCACACCGGCGTCAGGTGTTCTTTAAATCAATCATGTAGCACAGGGATTGAGCGACTGATTAGCGTAtccatttctttcttccttttattgGATTTGCATCATCACCTTTAAGGTTGGTTTAAAAGCTCTTAGAATCTAATACGAGTGAATCATCTTTTGGGAGATCAAAGGATTGAAGGGACATGTGATCTTTCATTGACTAAAGGTCAAATAAAGTTTGATTCGAGACTAGGTACCAGACTAAGTGCTACGTTACAACTAGCTTATGGTGCATTACAACAGCCTTAGACACATTGCCAAAGGATCACGTGGACATCTTTGTGTTACTTGAGTATCTTGCGTCATAGTTTAACGCCACCCAGCGAGGTAAAAGGTCAGTACCAAATTCTGCATTTGTTGCAGGGGAGTTCCATCCTGTTACCAGAATGATTGTAAACGGCCCTTGCCAAAGAATTCTTAGTCACCCGTCTAAGTCTAGGCTGTATGTCGGGCAGGTCTGCTGTGCTAAAGTTGCACATTAGTTAGTTAGAACCACTTGGCCAGAATATAGCAGGtgattaaatgtaataaaaatgtaatttaagagCGAAAACATTTGCCGTCATTAAACAAATAGTGTTTAATTTCCCCATCATTTTGTACGTGACATATTTCCTTTGATGTGAAATTTACCCACTTTTAAGATCCCCCCCCTTTTTATATCACAATTTAAACAAGGTACTCAGCATGTTAGGATCCTCCAGCTAAACCTTAAGTTTGGACAGATAAACGTAAATGTGCTTCATCGTAAATGTGGAGGCTGATTCAGGGTCACGGGTTTCCGCCCCCGGGTCACGTGAGGCCGCATCACGCGCGTCTCTCGTCTCTTCTCGGGTTTCTGTGAACACCAGCGTTTGTGTCTAATGCCAGGTGCCTTTGTGGACATGTGGAACACGCAAAAGTGACCGCAAAAACCAGCGAGCGAGCGTCACAAATGAATCCGGACTTGTGCGTTTCACCTGTGAGTCACGCCGTCGTTGCGTAACCGCGCTGGCGTCATGACGTCACCGGGCCTAGCCGAAAACCGGAAGAAGAAGACGGACGACAACAGTGTCAGTGGCGGCGTCGTTCTTCCTCGTTAAGCAGCCACAGAAGCAGTCCGGGGCACTTTGGCCATTATTCCTTCCGCGCTACCAGTTGCAGGTGATTTCCGAAGAGTCGAAGGCAAAATGTCGGCGTTGGTGAGGCTGTTCGGCGGCGGGGGTAAGGGCGGAAAGCAGCCGACACCCCAGGAGGCGATCCAGAGACTCCGCGAAACCGAGGAAATGTTGACCAAAAAACAGGACCATCTGGAGAAGAAGAtcgaggaggagctgctgacggCGAAAAGGAACGGCACGAAAAATAAGCGAGGTAAAGGGGAGAGTCCGTCCCGACGCTGGGAGACGGAAGAGAACTTGGCGGATGAGTTTGCTGCTATttgcgcacacacgcgcacacacgcacgcctaTGTATTAGCCATGTCCTGTCAGGATCAGTGCACATTTTCTTCCCTGTCCCTGTGTCCAGTCGCCCTCCAGGCCCTGAAGAGGAAAAAGCGGTATGAAGAGCAGCTGAGTCGGATCGACGGGACGCTGTCAACCATCGAATTCCAGAGGGAAGCTCTGGAAAATGCCAACACCAACACCGAAGTTCTGAAAAACATGGGCATGGCTGCCAAGGCCATGAAGAAGACTCACGAAAACATGTACGAGGTTTTCGACTTGACCTTTTGATCCCGGCAGGCTGCTGGTATTGATCTGGAGACCAGaataagctgctgcagatgaatAAATCTGATCAGCAGTTTGGGGAATCTGGCAGGGAATTCTGCTCCCATGGAGGAGGAGCCAGATCCACCATCTTTAAAAGTCTGTCTGTGCTTTTGGTTTACAGAGGAGTGGACAGCATCGATGACCTGATGGCAGATATTGCCGAACAACACGAGGTGGCTCAGGAAATCTCAGACACAATTTCCAGGCCGATTGGTCCCGGATTCGATTTCGATGAGGTAAAGCAACGGATCGAACCCGAGACCTTAGAATCAATTGCTTTCTTTCTCATCCGAGTACTTTCCCATGCCGAAGACTGAGTTCTCAACAGTTGCACGTTATTTTTGTCCAAGGATTCCCTGAAACGTACATTTCTACTCCTCTTCTAATGAGATGTTGGACGATAACGATTCCTTTTTAGACACGACAATCTTCTGAGATGTTGAGAGGATACCTTTGAGTTAAACACCTGACATTTCCCCGTTGCACAAAGATTTCGGCGACGCGTTCGGGAGCAAAGTGTTTGGATGAGTTGGTTGAGTCCTCTTGTGTGATTTCAGGACGAGCTtctggctgagctggaggaaatggaaCAGGAGGAACTGGACAAGAATCTTCTGGAGGTCGAAGGGCCGAGCAACGTTCCCCTACCCAGTGTTCCTTCTACGTCACTACCAGCGAGACCAGGTACTATTATACGCAGACGCTGAGCATGTTTACACTGTTATTCTGGTCAGATCTCTGGGGGTTTATTTAGTTCCCAAAGGGGAAGGTCTCTTTAATTTTGTGGAGATGATGCTGAAGCGGATTGGAACCCCTGGAAAAGCCTGCTGATTGTGTCCCTCCTGTGGAGGCTCCTCTGGGATGG
It contains:
- the LOC130523598 gene encoding charged multivesicular body protein 4b-like encodes the protein MSALVRLFGGGGKGGKQPTPQEAIQRLRETEEMLTKKQDHLEKKIEEELLTAKRNGTKNKRVALQALKRKKRYEEQLSRIDGTLSTIEFQREALENANTNTEVLKNMGMAAKAMKKTHENIGVDSIDDLMADIAEQHEVAQEISDTISRPIGPGFDFDEDELLAELEEMEQEELDKNLLEVEGPSNVPLPSVPSTSLPARPAKKKEEEDEDDMADLQAWATS